Proteins encoded together in one Marinithermus hydrothermalis DSM 14884 window:
- the murC gene encoding UDP-N-acetylmuramate--L-alanine ligase, with translation MKHYHFMGISGVSMSALAWLLLRNGHRVTGCDLAPSELAYRLEGDGALILRGHSPDHLEGVDVLVASTAIPDHHPELAAARARGIPVLRRIELLGEILARGRSIGVTGTHGKTTTTSMLGAAFIRAGKDPMVLVGGEVADLGGNARYGEGPYRIAEVDESDPLFQHLQVNTALLTNLEDDHVAAPGQTRQNYHESFEALIQATRRFAQRAGHVVYNADWPLLEEVTAGLERVGFGLEHGAFRAEAVDLSPEGSRFRVVWDGTVLGEARLRVLGLHNVMNALGVIAVSALEGLDLEAVFAALAEFRGAHRRFERVGEINGAWVVDDYAHHPTEVAATLQAARATGRRVRVVFQPHRYLRTLQMWERFAEALQLADEAVVLEVYAAGEAPIEGVSGRLIAERLQALGHPARFMEWDEAQAYLTESARANDLILTMGAGDVWRLGVELARTGEGA, from the coding sequence GTGAAGCACTACCACTTCATGGGCATCTCCGGCGTAAGCATGAGCGCACTCGCTTGGTTGCTGCTGCGCAACGGGCATCGGGTCACCGGGTGCGACCTCGCCCCGTCCGAGCTCGCCTACCGCCTGGAAGGGGACGGGGCCCTGATCCTTAGGGGGCACAGCCCGGACCACCTCGAGGGCGTGGACGTCCTCGTGGCCTCGACGGCGATCCCCGACCATCACCCCGAGCTCGCAGCGGCCCGGGCGCGGGGCATCCCGGTCCTGCGCCGCATCGAGCTGCTGGGGGAGATCCTCGCACGTGGACGCTCGATCGGCGTGACCGGCACCCACGGCAAAACCACCACGACCAGCATGCTAGGCGCCGCCTTCATCCGCGCGGGGAAAGACCCCATGGTCCTCGTCGGCGGCGAGGTCGCGGACCTCGGCGGCAACGCCCGGTACGGCGAGGGCCCCTACCGGATCGCCGAAGTAGACGAGTCCGACCCTCTCTTCCAACACCTCCAGGTCAACACCGCCCTCCTCACCAACCTCGAGGACGACCACGTAGCCGCGCCGGGCCAAACCCGCCAGAACTACCACGAGAGCTTCGAGGCCCTCATCCAAGCCACCCGCCGCTTCGCCCAGCGCGCTGGCCACGTGGTGTACAACGCGGACTGGCCCCTCCTCGAGGAGGTCACGGCCGGGCTCGAGCGCGTCGGGTTCGGCCTCGAGCACGGCGCGTTCCGCGCCGAAGCGGTGGACCTCTCCCCCGAAGGCAGCCGCTTTCGCGTCGTGTGGGACGGCACGGTGCTGGGGGAGGCGCGGCTTAGGGTGTTGGGACTCCACAACGTGATGAACGCGCTCGGCGTGATCGCCGTAAGCGCGCTCGAGGGGCTGGATCTGGAGGCCGTCTTCGCTGCGCTGGCCGAGTTTCGCGGCGCGCACCGGCGGTTCGAGCGCGTTGGGGAGATCAACGGGGCCTGGGTGGTGGACGATTACGCGCACCACCCGACGGAGGTCGCGGCCACCCTACAGGCCGCGCGCGCCACGGGCCGGCGGGTGCGGGTGGTGTTCCAACCGCACCGGTACCTCCGCACCCTACAGATGTGGGAGCGCTTCGCTGAAGCCCTCCAGCTCGCGGACGAAGCCGTGGTGCTCGAGGTGTACGCCGCGGGGGAAGCCCCGATCGAGGGGGTTTCGGGCCGCCTCATCGCAGAGCGGCTTCAGGCCCTAGGGCACCCGGCCCGGTTCATGGAGTGGGACGAGGCACAGGCCTACCTCACGGAAAGCGCCCGCGCGAACGACCTGATCCTCACGATGGGCGCGGGGGACGTGTGGCGGCTCGGGGTGGAGCTCGCCCGAACTGGGGAGGGCGCATGA
- a CDS encoding UDP-N-acetylmuramoyl-tripeptide--D-alanyl-D-alanine ligase, with amino-acid sequence MMHEPRIDPNWAAAHTAGVAAPAAEAARDLVWDSRQVTPGAAFVALPGTRTHGNAFIEDAVARGAAFVLTDRPHPKAVQVQDPWQALLRLGRALRDRFPGPVVGVTGSVGKTTTKEALAQGLAWPAPEGNLNTPPALARFFLHLPPQAPGAVVELGIDRVGEMQELVFLAQPTIGVLTAIAPAHLEALGSLEVVAREKSQLLQASRVRIASTQAARYLSLPEVRTYGFEEGTFQGRDLTITPEGTRFRYGQRTLHLPYPGYGPALGALAALAVAEVLGQDLDQVCQHLEALRLPPGRMHLVRRGGVLFIHDAYNANPASVRAGLESLDRFPGRKIVVLGTMKELGPQAEAYHLEAARLAARVAQRAVFVGEYAPQMARLFEGALAVTDAETARQALKAQVRPGDVIYLKASRAVGLERVLEGWDEDA; translated from the coding sequence ATGATGCATGAACCGCGGATCGACCCGAACTGGGCCGCCGCGCACACCGCCGGCGTGGCCGCCCCCGCCGCCGAAGCGGCTCGAGATCTGGTCTGGGACTCCCGCCAGGTCACCCCAGGCGCGGCCTTCGTCGCACTCCCCGGCACCCGCACCCACGGCAATGCCTTCATCGAAGACGCCGTAGCGCGCGGCGCGGCGTTCGTGTTGACCGACCGCCCCCACCCCAAGGCGGTGCAGGTCCAGGACCCCTGGCAGGCCCTATTGCGCCTCGGACGCGCGCTCAGGGACCGGTTTCCCGGCCCGGTCGTGGGCGTCACGGGCAGCGTAGGGAAAACCACCACCAAGGAAGCCCTCGCGCAAGGCCTCGCCTGGCCCGCTCCCGAAGGCAACCTGAACACCCCGCCGGCCCTCGCCCGATTCTTCCTGCACCTCCCCCCCCAGGCTCCCGGAGCCGTCGTCGAGCTCGGCATCGACCGCGTCGGTGAGATGCAGGAACTGGTCTTCCTCGCCCAGCCCACCATAGGAGTACTCACCGCGATCGCCCCGGCTCACCTCGAAGCGCTCGGCAGCCTCGAGGTCGTGGCCCGCGAAAAAAGCCAGCTCCTCCAAGCCAGCAGGGTACGGATCGCGTCCACCCAAGCCGCACGCTACCTCTCCCTGCCCGAGGTGCGAACCTACGGGTTCGAGGAAGGCACCTTCCAAGGGCGCGACCTCACGATCACCCCCGAAGGCACCCGATTCCGCTACGGTCAGCGCACCCTCCACCTCCCCTACCCCGGGTACGGCCCCGCCCTGGGAGCCCTCGCCGCTCTGGCCGTCGCCGAGGTGCTCGGGCAGGACCTCGACCAGGTTTGCCAACACCTCGAGGCCCTGCGCCTTCCCCCAGGGCGCATGCACCTCGTGCGGCGCGGCGGCGTTCTCTTCATCCACGATGCTTACAACGCGAACCCCGCCTCGGTCCGCGCCGGCCTGGAGAGCCTCGACCGCTTCCCCGGCCGTAAGATCGTCGTGCTCGGCACCATGAAGGAACTCGGCCCCCAAGCCGAGGCCTACCACCTGGAAGCGGCTCGCCTCGCAGCTCGCGTCGCGCAACGCGCCGTTTTCGTCGGGGAGTACGCCCCGCAAATGGCCCGCCTCTTCGAGGGCGCCCTCGCCGTCACGGACGCCGAGACCGCACGCCAAGCCCTAAAAGCACAAGTGCGCCCCGGGGACGTCATCTACCTCAAAGCCTCGCGAGCCGTAGGCCTCGAACGCGTACTGGAGGGGTGGGATGAGGATGCGTGA
- a CDS encoding phospho-N-acetylmuramoyl-pentapeptide-transferase, which translates to MSIATALALSWFLVGMQVSLMRSLRWGKAVRAEGPKAHLEKAGTSSMGGVAFTLAATLVYLLTPDDGLRSVWLLAMGYGLLGLADDLGGLWGRPLKAREKLPLQFMMAAVFAAYALREVSYTPYPALDFVLIVLAVVGAANALNFTDGLDGLAATVSVVLLLPFSHTILAQSFIGALLGFLWHNAPKAKIFMGDAGSQLLGALIAGVFILEGKLWYLPLAAIVPVLEVLSVVVQVVYFRRTGRRILKMSPLHHHFELSGWEEPKIVFRFAVLTALATALAAGLWGGV; encoded by the coding sequence ATGAGCATCGCAACGGCACTCGCGCTGAGCTGGTTTCTCGTGGGGATGCAGGTGAGCCTGATGCGCAGCCTCCGGTGGGGTAAGGCTGTGCGGGCCGAAGGCCCCAAAGCGCACCTGGAGAAGGCCGGCACCTCCAGCATGGGCGGGGTGGCCTTCACGCTCGCGGCTACGCTGGTCTACCTCCTCACCCCCGACGACGGCCTGCGCTCGGTCTGGCTGCTCGCCATGGGGTACGGCCTGCTCGGACTGGCGGACGACCTGGGCGGGCTTTGGGGCCGCCCCCTAAAGGCCCGGGAGAAACTCCCCCTACAGTTCATGATGGCCGCCGTGTTCGCCGCGTACGCGCTCCGCGAGGTTTCATACACCCCGTATCCAGCGCTGGATTTCGTATTGATCGTCCTCGCCGTGGTGGGTGCAGCGAACGCCCTGAACTTCACCGACGGGCTCGACGGCCTTGCGGCCACCGTCTCCGTCGTGCTTCTGCTGCCCTTCAGCCACACCATCCTCGCCCAGAGCTTCATCGGCGCGCTCCTGGGCTTCTTGTGGCACAACGCCCCCAAAGCCAAGATCTTCATGGGGGACGCGGGCAGCCAGCTCCTGGGCGCCTTGATCGCGGGCGTGTTCATCCTGGAGGGCAAGCTCTGGTACCTGCCGCTCGCAGCGATCGTGCCGGTCCTCGAGGTCCTCTCGGTCGTGGTGCAGGTCGTGTACTTCCGCCGCACCGGCCGCCGCATCCTCAAGATGAGCCCCCTGCACCACCACTTCGAGCTCTCCGGGTGGGAAGAACCCAAGATCGTCTTCCGCTTCGCGGTCCTCACCGCGCTCGCCACCGCGCTCGCAGCGGGCCTTTGGGGGGGCGTATGA
- the murG gene encoding undecaprenyldiphospho-muramoylpentapeptide beta-N-acetylglucosaminyltransferase, which produces MRFVVTGGGTGGHIFPAIAVGARLAELGHEVHYVGSRTGLEARLVPKHGLRFHGLTAGKFDRTAFRPGEAFKVIRGLLEARSLLRELRPDAVLATGGYAAFPFAFVAARAGVPLVVHEQNARMGLANRWLAPHARRLALAMPIPSAPAKAEVVGLPVREVRHDPQEARHALGLEPDRPTLLVLGGSQGSKVLNEALPGLLEPYLETWQVLHQTGERWLEETQGRVRHPHYHLAGFVDTTLAWAAAEIAITRAGAMTLAEAAYHRVPLLLVPLPPEIDSGAQRANARLYQERGAARMLDQGNWERFHDALAPLLDPARRAEMRRALATLSPEGAADRTARLVLEVVR; this is translated from the coding sequence ATGAGGTTCGTCGTCACCGGCGGCGGCACCGGCGGGCACATCTTCCCCGCGATCGCGGTCGGCGCGCGCCTCGCCGAACTCGGGCACGAGGTGCACTACGTAGGTAGCCGCACGGGCCTCGAGGCTCGCCTGGTCCCTAAGCACGGCCTCCGCTTCCACGGCCTCACGGCAGGCAAGTTCGACCGGACTGCCTTCCGGCCTGGAGAAGCGTTCAAGGTCATCCGGGGACTTCTCGAAGCCCGGTCCTTGCTTCGGGAGCTCCGGCCCGACGCGGTGCTGGCCACCGGGGGGTACGCCGCCTTCCCCTTCGCGTTCGTCGCCGCACGCGCCGGCGTGCCCCTCGTCGTGCACGAGCAAAACGCGCGCATGGGCCTCGCGAACCGCTGGCTCGCTCCCCACGCCCGGCGGCTCGCCCTCGCGATGCCGATCCCCAGCGCCCCCGCGAAGGCCGAGGTGGTGGGCCTGCCCGTGCGCGAGGTGCGGCACGACCCGCAAGAAGCACGCCACGCGCTAGGCCTCGAGCCGGACCGCCCCACCCTGCTCGTCTTGGGGGGCAGCCAGGGCTCCAAAGTCCTGAACGAAGCCCTGCCCGGCCTGCTCGAACCGTACCTCGAGACGTGGCAGGTCCTGCACCAGACCGGGGAACGCTGGCTCGAGGAAACCCAAGGCCGCGTGCGGCACCCGCACTACCACCTGGCGGGGTTCGTGGACACCACCCTCGCCTGGGCCGCGGCTGAGATCGCCATCACCCGCGCGGGAGCCATGACCCTAGCGGAAGCCGCCTACCACCGGGTGCCCCTCCTGCTGGTTCCCCTCCCCCCGGAGATCGACAGCGGCGCGCAGCGCGCCAACGCCCGTCTCTACCAAGAACGCGGCGCAGCGCGTATGCTGGACCAGGGAAACTGGGAGCGGTTTCACGACGCTCTAGCCCCGCTGCTCGACCCGGCCCGGCGGGCCGAGATGCGCCGGGCCCTGGCCACGCTAAGTCCCGAGGGGGCCGCCGACCGCACGGCCCGCCTCGTTCTGGAGGTTGTACGGTGA
- the ftsZ gene encoding cell division protein FtsZ has protein sequence MEGAVIKVIGLGGAGNNAVNRMIESGLSGVEFIAANTDAQVLARSLADIRIQIGDKLTRGLGAGANPEIGERAAEENRDLIAEHLEGADLVFITAGMGGGTGTGSAPVVAEIARDLGALTIAVVTRPFSFEGPKRLRVAEEGIKKLKDRVDAMVVVNNDRLLSAVDKKMTLKDAFLIADRVLYHGVKGITDVINLPGLINVDFADVRTMLSGAGQVLMGIGAGRGENRVAQAAQSAISSPLLDRTIEGARRLLVNVVGSEELSLMEASEVVEHVREATGFEDVDILYGVTYDERAADELRVILIAAGFNEPQVSVYPSDTSRIMDFAPQGTIDPTNYEIPAFIRYGDGDYPPKRGN, from the coding sequence ATGGAGGGGGCTGTTATCAAAGTTATCGGGTTAGGCGGAGCGGGCAACAACGCGGTCAACCGCATGATCGAGTCCGGACTTTCCGGCGTGGAGTTCATCGCCGCCAACACCGACGCGCAAGTGCTGGCGCGGTCCCTTGCGGACATCCGCATCCAGATCGGGGATAAGCTCACGCGGGGCCTGGGGGCTGGAGCGAACCCCGAGATCGGAGAGCGGGCCGCTGAGGAGAACCGCGACCTGATCGCGGAGCACCTGGAGGGGGCCGACCTGGTCTTCATCACCGCCGGCATGGGGGGCGGCACCGGAACCGGGAGCGCGCCCGTCGTGGCCGAGATCGCTCGCGACCTCGGCGCCCTCACGATCGCGGTCGTCACCCGCCCCTTCTCCTTCGAGGGTCCCAAGCGGCTCCGGGTCGCCGAGGAAGGCATCAAGAAGCTCAAGGACCGCGTGGACGCCATGGTCGTGGTGAACAACGACCGGCTGCTGTCCGCGGTGGACAAGAAAATGACCCTCAAGGACGCGTTCTTGATCGCGGACCGCGTCCTGTACCACGGCGTGAAGGGCATCACCGACGTGATCAACCTCCCTGGCCTCATCAACGTGGACTTCGCCGACGTGCGCACCATGCTTTCCGGCGCGGGACAGGTCCTGATGGGGATCGGCGCGGGACGCGGCGAGAACCGCGTCGCGCAGGCCGCGCAATCCGCGATCTCGAGCCCGCTCCTGGACCGCACGATCGAGGGGGCGCGCCGGTTGCTGGTGAACGTCGTGGGTTCCGAGGAACTTAGCCTGATGGAAGCTTCGGAGGTGGTCGAGCACGTCCGGGAAGCTACGGGTTTCGAAGACGTGGATATCCTGTATGGAGTGACCTATGACGAGCGCGCGGCGGACGAACTGCGCGTCATCTTGATCGCTGCGGGCTTCAACGAGCCTCAGGTTTCAGTCTACCCCTCGGACACCTCTCGCATCATGGACTTCGCCCCCCAGGGAACGATCGATCCTACCAATTACGAGATCCCCGCTTTTATCCGCTACGGCGACGGCGATTACCCTCCTAAACGCGGAAACTAA
- a CDS encoding UDP-N-acetylmuramate dehydrogenase, with product MRVETVQLKGYTTLGVGGPAELWTVETPEDLKEAAQAPYRVLGNGSNLLVSDQGVPERVIKLGGVFTAWDLNLTPRNGAYITGWIGAGAMLPLLVQEAARKGLSGLEGLLGIPATVGGAVRMNAGTRYGEIADALEVVEVFHDGQLRHYRPEELGFAYRTSHLPPGGIVTRVRFRLTPSTPKAVREKMALVDQARKGQPKKKSAGCAFKNPPGDSAGRLIDVHGLKGLREGQAMVSLEHGNFIVNLGGATARDVWRLVQRIRSVIPLELEWEVWGVIE from the coding sequence ATGAGGGTCGAAACCGTCCAGCTCAAAGGGTACACCACCCTGGGCGTGGGGGGACCAGCCGAGCTGTGGACGGTCGAGACCCCCGAGGACCTTAAGGAAGCCGCCCAAGCCCCGTACCGCGTCCTGGGGAACGGCTCGAACCTCCTGGTCTCCGACCAGGGGGTGCCGGAACGAGTGATCAAGCTCGGCGGGGTTTTCACCGCGTGGGACCTGAACCTCACCCCCCGAAACGGGGCGTACATCACCGGCTGGATCGGCGCAGGCGCGATGCTGCCCCTGCTGGTGCAAGAAGCTGCCCGCAAAGGGCTCTCAGGCCTCGAGGGCCTCCTCGGCATTCCCGCCACGGTCGGCGGCGCGGTGCGCATGAACGCGGGCACGCGTTACGGGGAGATCGCGGATGCCCTCGAGGTCGTCGAGGTGTTCCACGACGGCCAGCTCCGCCACTACCGGCCGGAGGAGCTGGGTTTCGCGTACCGCACGAGCCACCTGCCTCCCGGCGGGATCGTGACCCGCGTCCGGTTCCGCCTCACCCCATCCACGCCCAAGGCCGTGCGGGAAAAGATGGCCCTCGTGGACCAAGCGCGCAAGGGACAACCCAAAAAGAAAAGCGCGGGGTGCGCCTTCAAGAACCCTCCGGGGGACTCAGCAGGCCGCCTCATCGACGTGCACGGCCTCAAGGGCCTGCGCGAAGGGCAAGCCATGGTGAGCCTGGAGCACGGAAACTTCATCGTGAACCTGGGCGGGGCCACGGCGCGGGACGTGTGGCGGCTCGTGCAGCGGATCCGGAGCGTGATCCCCCTCGAGCTGGAGTGGGAGGTCTGGGGGGTGATCGAATGA
- a CDS encoding FtsW/RodA/SpoVE family cell cycle protein, which yields MDPLLALAQLLLVGFSLLGVVTAAPELFQEHALRIGVALLVTVAAALVSPKLVVRLARPFYLLVLVLLIAVLIWGEGPEGVRRWLYLGGIAFQPSELMKLAMVAYLASFFDQHGPDYPVIGPILAVGLAVGLIALEPDFSTAVFHLFIAIFLLLVIGVPWRRLIAIGLFTSVLAVSLQGLYLSRFRYVKERFLSFLAQLNQTADPQAEGFQTNQALEAVLQGGLFGQGPGGPMPFVPAGHNDMIFAAIAFSGGWLAAAVLVLTYGLIFARGMQIAAHSHGAVSVLALGLTAVITVQAAINIGVTLGFLPVTGVALPFVSYGGSATVATGIAFGLLHSTARAALRTPPTRKQRRAS from the coding sequence GTGGACCCCCTCCTCGCCCTAGCTCAGCTCCTCCTCGTCGGGTTCTCGCTCCTGGGTGTGGTCACCGCGGCTCCGGAACTATTCCAGGAACACGCCCTCCGGATCGGGGTGGCTCTCCTAGTGACCGTCGCCGCGGCCCTCGTCTCCCCCAAGCTGGTGGTGCGCCTGGCTCGCCCCTTCTACCTGCTCGTCCTGGTCCTACTCATCGCGGTGCTGATCTGGGGGGAGGGGCCGGAAGGGGTGCGCCGCTGGCTGTACCTCGGCGGCATCGCCTTCCAGCCCTCCGAGCTCATGAAGCTCGCCATGGTCGCGTACCTCGCGAGTTTCTTCGATCAGCACGGCCCGGACTACCCGGTGATCGGCCCGATCCTCGCGGTAGGGCTCGCGGTCGGGCTGATCGCCCTCGAGCCGGACTTCTCCACCGCGGTGTTCCACCTGTTCATCGCGATCTTCCTCCTGCTCGTGATCGGCGTACCCTGGCGTCGCCTCATCGCGATCGGATTGTTTACCTCGGTGCTCGCGGTGAGCTTGCAAGGACTGTACCTCTCGCGCTTCCGCTACGTAAAAGAACGCTTTTTAAGCTTCCTCGCGCAGCTAAACCAGACCGCAGACCCTCAAGCCGAAGGGTTCCAGACCAACCAGGCCCTCGAGGCCGTACTGCAAGGCGGCCTCTTCGGGCAAGGCCCTGGCGGCCCCATGCCTTTCGTGCCCGCAGGCCACAACGACATGATCTTCGCCGCCATCGCGTTTAGCGGGGGATGGCTCGCCGCTGCGGTGCTGGTCCTCACGTACGGGCTGATCTTCGCGCGAGGCATGCAGATCGCCGCGCACAGCCACGGCGCGGTCAGCGTCCTCGCGCTGGGCCTCACCGCGGTCATCACCGTCCAAGCCGCGATCAACATCGGAGTGACCCTAGGCTTCCTGCCCGTTACCGGCGTCGCCCTGCCCTTCGTGAGTTACGGGGGCAGCGCTACCGTCGCTACCGGAATCGCGTTCGGGTTGCTTCACAGCACCGCACGCGCCGCGCTGCGCACCCCCCCGACGCGAAAGCAAAGGAGGGCATCATGA
- the ftsA gene encoding cell division protein FtsA: MSERIIVGLDVGTTKVCTVIGELASDGVLDIIGEGTVPSQGLKRGVVVNLERTTEAIRASVRAAERVAGVPAERVYVGVAGAHIRSVTSHGLAAIRRGHSITPADVERAIEQAKAFPFEGDHELIHALPLEYRVDGQEGIRDPVGMAGVRLEVDVHLVAGGKGPLANLRRAVEAAGLGVQGLVLQSYASGLSVLSPEELGMTVMLVDIGGGTTDVAVFRGGRLAHSAVVPLGGDHITGDIAQLLKIPFEEAERVKKKYGAALPELADPDLVLEINHEGNPMGGIPAPELARIIRPRVREILHLARSSVDEVLGPLEVSVSKVVLTGGAALMRGIEELARKQYNLPVRLGRPGGISGLTDVVSSPAHATAVGLVRFGALEDTVAGEAPLPTRPKRSRDTQETNLWERIKGIFKDFF; this comes from the coding sequence ATGAGTGAGCGGATCATCGTTGGACTGGACGTCGGGACCACAAAGGTGTGCACCGTGATCGGCGAACTAGCCTCGGACGGCGTTCTAGACATCATCGGGGAAGGCACCGTCCCCTCCCAAGGCTTAAAGCGCGGCGTCGTCGTGAACCTGGAACGCACCACCGAGGCCATCCGCGCGAGCGTGCGGGCCGCCGAACGGGTCGCGGGCGTACCCGCCGAGCGCGTCTACGTAGGCGTAGCCGGCGCGCACATCCGCAGCGTCACCAGCCACGGCCTCGCCGCGATCCGCCGCGGGCACAGCATCACCCCCGCCGACGTCGAACGCGCGATCGAGCAAGCCAAAGCCTTCCCCTTCGAAGGAGACCACGAACTCATTCACGCTTTGCCGCTCGAGTACCGCGTGGACGGACAGGAAGGCATCCGAGACCCCGTAGGAATGGCCGGGGTACGCCTCGAGGTGGACGTGCACCTTGTGGCGGGCGGCAAAGGGCCTTTAGCGAACCTGCGCCGCGCGGTCGAGGCCGCCGGCCTCGGTGTGCAGGGTCTGGTACTGCAATCGTACGCCTCGGGCCTTTCTGTGCTGAGCCCCGAGGAGCTAGGCATGACCGTGATGCTGGTCGATATCGGGGGCGGCACGACCGACGTCGCGGTCTTCCGGGGGGGGCGCCTCGCGCACTCCGCCGTCGTGCCGCTCGGCGGCGACCACATCACCGGGGATATCGCGCAGCTCCTCAAGATTCCCTTCGAGGAAGCCGAGCGCGTCAAGAAAAAGTACGGCGCGGCCCTCCCCGAACTCGCGGATCCCGACCTCGTTCTCGAGATCAACCACGAGGGTAACCCCATGGGCGGGATTCCCGCCCCTGAACTAGCTCGCATCATCCGTCCTCGTGTACGCGAGATCCTGCACCTGGCGCGCTCGAGCGTGGACGAGGTGCTGGGGCCGCTCGAGGTTTCCGTGAGTAAGGTGGTCCTAACCGGCGGGGCTGCCTTGATGCGCGGCATCGAGGAGCTCGCCCGCAAGCAATACAACCTGCCCGTGCGGTTGGGCCGTCCCGGCGGCATCTCCGGCCTTACGGACGTGGTTTCTTCCCCCGCCCACGCAACCGCGGTGGGACTCGTGCGGTTCGGGGCGCTCGAGGATACCGTCGCCGGGGAAGCACCTCTGCCGACACGGCCTAAACGCTCGCGCGACACCCAGGAAACCAACCTATGGGAGCGGATCAAGGGTATCTTTAAGGACTTTTTCTGA
- a CDS encoding Mur ligase family protein, protein MSTPRLVFGLGRSGLGVLRFLARRGLPARFHDEHPRPQDLEAARALGFLEDPDPKPGAYREVIAAPGVPIDHPLLQRLREGGAEVIGEAELAYRHVPTPLIGVTGTAGKGSTTLFTAHLLRASGLRAVAGGNLDPPLVDVVEDAEVAVVELSSFQLERVVHFAPRVAVLLNLGVDHLDRHRTPEAYHQAKLNLLKNLTDQDALVYNAADPRVRQAAHRTPARLYPFTPGPTPRETNLEAAYWAARAYLEGVGLEVDEARLRAALATAPSLPGRFETFGRVGEVVFIDDSIATRTLAVQAALAAAPAPIAWILGGVSKGAALEDLRPLVARKVRVLLAIGRDGPQMARAFRDLVEVVEISETDGNTALERAIAEALARIQHGSVLLAPLAASFDQFADYKARSRAFREAAQRIGGAAWTPSSP, encoded by the coding sequence ATGAGCACCCCACGCCTCGTCTTCGGCCTCGGGCGCAGCGGCCTCGGCGTGCTGCGCTTCCTCGCGCGGCGCGGCCTTCCCGCCCGCTTCCACGACGAACACCCCCGCCCCCAGGACCTCGAGGCCGCCCGAGCCCTTGGGTTCCTGGAGGACCCGGACCCCAAGCCCGGCGCGTACCGCGAGGTCATCGCGGCGCCCGGCGTGCCGATCGATCACCCCCTCCTCCAGCGCCTCCGCGAGGGCGGCGCCGAGGTGATCGGCGAGGCCGAGCTCGCCTACCGCCACGTCCCCACCCCCCTGATCGGCGTGACCGGCACCGCCGGCAAAGGCTCCACCACCCTCTTCACCGCGCACCTCCTCCGTGCCTCCGGCCTCCGGGCCGTCGCCGGAGGTAACCTGGACCCGCCCTTAGTGGACGTGGTGGAGGACGCCGAGGTCGCCGTGGTCGAGCTCTCCAGCTTCCAACTCGAGCGCGTCGTGCATTTTGCCCCTAGGGTCGCGGTCCTCCTCAACCTGGGGGTGGACCACCTGGACCGACACCGCACCCCCGAGGCGTACCACCAAGCCAAGCTGAACCTCCTCAAGAACCTCACGGACCAAGACGCCCTGGTCTACAACGCTGCGGATCCCCGCGTGCGCCAAGCAGCGCACCGCACCCCGGCCCGACTCTACCCCTTCACCCCCGGCCCCACCCCCCGCGAAACCAACCTCGAGGCCGCCTACTGGGCGGCGCGCGCCTACCTGGAGGGGGTGGGCCTCGAGGTCGACGAGGCCCGGCTCCGCGCCGCTCTAGCCACGGCCCCCTCGCTTCCAGGGCGGTTCGAAACCTTCGGACGGGTGGGTGAGGTGGTTTTTATTGACGACTCGATCGCCACGCGGACCTTGGCCGTGCAAGCCGCGCTCGCTGCGGCGCCAGCCCCCATCGCGTGGATCCTGGGGGGCGTGAGCAAGGGCGCGGCCCTGGAGGACCTGCGGCCCCTCGTGGCGCGGAAGGTGCGCGTCCTGCTCGCGATCGGCCGGGACGGTCCCCAAATGGCTCGAGCCTTCCGCGACCTGGTGGAAGTCGTCGAGATCTCCGAAACCGACGGCAACACAGCCCTCGAACGGGCCATCGCGGAGGCGCTGGCCCGGATCCAGCACGGGAGCGTTCTCCTGGCTCCCCTCGCAGCGTCGTTCGACCAGTTCGCGGATTACAAGGCGCGCAGCCGCGCGTTTCGTGAAGCAGCCCAGCGGATAGGAGGTGCGGCGTGGACCCCCTCCTCGCCCTAG
- a CDS encoding FtsQ-type POTRA domain-containing protein translates to MSRLLVAVLALATAYVASLVVLPIEKVEVVGTAHLTKPEVQRLTGLYPGESWLWATSFKLRALRADPWVKAARIERPALGVVRVVVTERVPVATLVRGKEERLGLAGDGTVLPGAPRVGPEIQGFGPDRTREALEIVRLFPDATSIHYTPAGFSVNWQGRKLWAPDARSLRAVADRARMSASTEYYAYTWGVSLRR, encoded by the coding sequence ATGAGCCGTTTGTTGGTGGCCGTTCTTGCCCTGGCCACGGCGTACGTGGCGAGCCTGGTCGTCCTGCCCATCGAGAAGGTAGAGGTGGTGGGGACCGCGCACCTCACGAAACCCGAGGTGCAGCGCCTAACGGGGTTGTATCCCGGGGAGTCCTGGTTGTGGGCGACCTCCTTCAAGCTCCGCGCGTTGCGCGCCGATCCGTGGGTCAAAGCTGCGCGGATCGAACGCCCGGCCCTCGGCGTGGTCCGGGTAGTGGTCACGGAACGGGTACCCGTCGCCACGCTGGTGCGGGGAAAGGAAGAACGGTTGGGCCTCGCAGGGGACGGAACCGTCCTCCCCGGGGCTCCCCGCGTAGGGCCGGAAATCCAAGGGTTCGGGCCCGACCGAACCCGAGAAGCCCTGGAGATCGTCCGGCTCTTCCCCGACGCGACCTCAATTCACTACACCCCGGCGGGGTTTAGCGTAAACTGGCAGGGAAGGAAGCTTTGGGCTCCCGACGCCCGAAGCTTGCGGGCCGTCGCGGACCGTGCAAGAATGAGCGCGAGCACCGAGTACTACGCGTACACTTGGGGGGTGAGCCTTCGCCGATGA